In a single window of the Limnochorda sp. L945t genome:
- a CDS encoding FGGY-family carbohydrate kinase produces the protein MAQGYLLGVDIGTYESKGVLATTDGRVVCTQVKSHNLSIPRPGWAEHDAERDWWGDFCSLTRGLLAESGVSPSSILAVGCSAIGPDMLPVDARCRPLRPAVLYGIDTRATREIADLEALFGREAIYRRCGTVLSAQSVGPKILWLKRNEPENYRRAHRFVGATSFLVARLTGRYVIDHYSCASFDPMYDAGTGRWAEDLCRPIVEPERLPEIVWTTEVAGSVTKEAAAETGLAAGTPVIAGTIDAAAEAVSVGVVAPGQMMVMYGSTLFMIEVLDRRLTHPQLWSAPYLFPSRYAMMGGMATSGALTKWFRDNFARELTEQESRTGRNAYATLAAEAKTVPPGAGGLVVLPYFSGERTPINDPQARGLVFGLTLAHSRAHVYRAMLEAVGYGIRHHLEVLEDAGAAPRTLRSVGGGTKNPLWLQIVSDICGKPQEVPAVTTGAAYGDAFLAGLGVGVFSSDEAIHTWVRDVLRVEPDLANTARYRPLYELYLDLYRRNKDVMHALSRVQVTC, from the coding sequence ATGGCGCAGGGCTACCTCCTGGGGGTCGACATCGGAACGTACGAGTCCAAAGGGGTGCTTGCGACGACCGATGGACGAGTCGTGTGCACCCAGGTCAAATCCCACAATCTCTCCATTCCCCGCCCCGGGTGGGCGGAGCACGACGCGGAGCGGGATTGGTGGGGCGATTTCTGCTCGCTCACCCGAGGGCTCCTGGCGGAGTCGGGCGTCTCCCCGAGCTCAATCCTTGCCGTCGGATGTAGCGCTATCGGGCCGGACATGCTGCCCGTCGATGCGAGGTGCCGCCCGCTGCGTCCGGCGGTGCTCTATGGCATCGATACCCGTGCCACCAGGGAGATCGCGGACCTCGAGGCTCTCTTTGGGCGAGAGGCGATTTATCGGCGCTGCGGAACGGTCCTCTCCGCGCAGTCGGTGGGCCCCAAGATCCTGTGGCTCAAGCGCAACGAACCCGAGAACTATCGCAGGGCGCACAGGTTCGTGGGCGCCACCAGCTTCCTGGTGGCGCGGCTGACCGGGCGGTACGTGATTGACCATTACTCCTGCGCGAGTTTTGACCCGATGTATGACGCCGGGACGGGAAGGTGGGCAGAGGACCTGTGCCGTCCCATTGTGGAACCGGAGCGGCTACCCGAGATCGTGTGGACAACGGAGGTCGCCGGGAGCGTAACGAAGGAGGCGGCTGCGGAGACGGGCCTTGCCGCCGGAACACCCGTGATCGCGGGCACCATCGATGCCGCGGCGGAGGCCGTGAGCGTGGGCGTGGTCGCTCCCGGCCAGATGATGGTGATGTACGGATCGACCCTCTTCATGATCGAGGTGTTGGACCGCCGGCTCACCCACCCGCAACTGTGGTCGGCCCCATACCTCTTCCCTTCCAGGTACGCGATGATGGGGGGCATGGCCACGAGCGGGGCGCTCACGAAGTGGTTCCGGGACAACTTTGCCCGTGAACTCACCGAGCAAGAATCGAGGACCGGCCGAAATGCGTACGCGACCCTGGCTGCCGAGGCAAAGACCGTCCCGCCGGGGGCGGGGGGCCTGGTGGTGCTTCCTTACTTCAGCGGGGAACGTACACCCATCAACGATCCGCAGGCGCGAGGGCTCGTGTTCGGGCTCACGCTGGCCCACTCACGAGCACACGTGTACCGGGCGATGCTCGAGGCGGTCGGGTACGGTATCCGGCACCATCTCGAGGTCCTGGAGGACGCCGGCGCGGCTCCCCGGACGCTTCGTTCCGTGGGCGGCGGGACGAAGAACCCCCTGTGGCTTCAGATCGTGAGCGACATCTGCGGGAAGCCGCAGGAGGTGCCCGCCGTCACGACTGGTGCCGCATATGGAGACGCGTTTCTTGCGGGCCTGGGCGTGGGGGTGTTTTCGTCAGACGAGGCAATTCACACCTGGGTCCGTGATGTCTTGCGGGTGGAACCCGATCTTGCGAACACCGCCCGGTACCGGCCTCTCTATGAGCTGTACCTGGACCTCTATCGCCGTAACAAGGATGTGATGCACGCGCTGAGCCGCGTCCAGGTGACGTGCTAG
- a CDS encoding M42 family metallopeptidase codes for MQLQALLRDMAMIPALSGHEERMARYLRDAIAAYADEVQGDPAGNVVATFRGTDPRAPRVMVFAHMDQLGFVVRRIEDDGFLRVERLGGIPEKILPGTPVLVETEDGDTVPGVFGNKSHHATPPEEKYTVTPYRELYVDVGATSAAEVRALGVEIGCPVVYEPRFQVLQGGRVSGTSLDDRGGCAVLVGLAERVSRSRSAATLHLVGSVQEEFNLRGAMLAAAALQPQVAISVDVMLAGDTPDMKGHSDLRLGGGPVLGMYNFHGRGTLNGTIPHPLLARLIREAAGRLGMPLQRSATVGILTDGSYVQLVGTGIPSVDLGFPVRYTHTPVETCQLSDLEQLITLLEETIRSLGPDLDWARGLPGAGQAGAAGTGRAPGGG; via the coding sequence ATGCAGCTTCAGGCGCTGTTGCGCGACATGGCGATGATCCCGGCCCTGTCCGGCCACGAGGAGCGGATGGCCCGGTACCTGCGGGACGCGATCGCCGCGTACGCTGACGAGGTTCAGGGGGATCCGGCCGGCAACGTCGTGGCGACTTTCAGGGGAACCGACCCACGAGCCCCGCGGGTGATGGTCTTCGCCCACATGGATCAGCTTGGTTTCGTCGTTCGTCGGATCGAGGACGACGGCTTCTTGCGGGTGGAGCGCCTGGGTGGGATTCCCGAGAAGATTCTGCCGGGTACGCCGGTCCTGGTGGAGACCGAGGATGGGGACACGGTGCCGGGGGTATTTGGCAACAAGTCCCATCACGCAACGCCGCCCGAGGAGAAGTACACGGTCACGCCTTACCGTGAGCTGTACGTGGACGTCGGCGCCACCAGTGCTGCGGAGGTCCGGGCCCTGGGAGTCGAGATCGGCTGTCCGGTGGTCTACGAGCCGAGGTTTCAGGTGCTCCAGGGGGGCCGCGTCTCTGGCACCTCGCTGGACGACCGTGGCGGATGCGCGGTTCTGGTCGGGCTGGCCGAACGGGTATCCCGGAGCCGCTCGGCGGCGACGCTGCATCTGGTAGGGTCCGTGCAGGAGGAGTTCAATTTGCGCGGGGCCATGCTGGCAGCCGCGGCCCTGCAACCTCAGGTGGCGATCTCCGTTGACGTGATGCTTGCCGGGGACACCCCCGACATGAAGGGCCATTCCGACCTGCGTCTTGGTGGTGGGCCGGTTCTCGGAATGTACAACTTCCACGGGCGAGGCACGCTGAACGGCACGATTCCCCACCCGCTCCTGGCCCGCCTCATCCGAGAGGCGGCGGGCCGGTTGGGAATGCCGCTCCAGCGTAGCGCCACCGTCGGGATTCTGACCGACGGGTCGTACGTGCAGTTGGTCGGCACGGGCATACCCAGCGTCGACCTGGGCTTTCCTGTGCGTTATACGCATACGCCGGTGGAAACGTGCCAGCTTTCCGACCTTGAGCAGTTGATCACGCTGCTCGAGGAAACCATTCGCTCTCTGGGGCCCGATCTCGATTGGGCCCGAGGGCTGCCCGGGGCGGGTCAGGCAGGGGCGGCGGGGACAGGTCGGGCGCCCGGGGGCGGGTGA
- the dhaL gene encoding dihydroxyacetone kinase subunit DhaL, with product MCRASYDWGTTMQTLSGQDVKNILATLALLMEQKKDELGQLDQAMGDGDLGLTMSKGFRAVADAVAGMQETDVGQLLGKAGMVMASTAPSTMGTLVGTGFMRGAKAVMGKQEVSLADVAAIMGAFVEGIVARGKAKPGDKTILDSLHPAAEAVKEAARSGQTLAEGLAAGYRAAQEGLEATKRMVAQHGKAACFQEQTLGKPDPGATVGMLLMKVLAEYTSQR from the coding sequence TTGTGCAGGGCCAGCTATGATTGGGGAACCACCATGCAGACGTTGAGCGGACAGGACGTCAAGAACATCCTGGCTACCCTCGCTCTCCTGATGGAGCAGAAGAAGGATGAGCTGGGTCAGCTTGACCAGGCCATGGGGGACGGGGACCTTGGACTCACCATGAGCAAGGGCTTTCGAGCGGTTGCTGATGCGGTCGCGGGGATGCAGGAGACCGATGTCGGGCAGTTGCTAGGAAAGGCCGGCATGGTGATGGCCTCGACCGCGCCGTCCACGATGGGTACCTTGGTGGGCACGGGGTTCATGCGGGGCGCGAAGGCGGTGATGGGCAAGCAGGAAGTTTCCCTGGCCGACGTGGCGGCGATCATGGGCGCGTTTGTCGAAGGGATCGTCGCGCGGGGAAAGGCGAAGCCGGGGGACAAGACCATCCTGGACTCCCTGCACCCGGCGGCCGAAGCAGTGAAGGAAGCAGCCCGAAGCGGGCAAACGCTGGCCGAGGGCCTGGCCGCGGGCTACCGGGCGGCACAAGAGGGTCTCGAGGCCACCAAACGGATGGTTGCGCAGCACGGTAAGGCCGCCTGCTTCCAGGAGCAGACCCTGGGCAAGCCGGATCCCGGTGCCACGGTCGGAATGCTGCTCATGAAAGTCCTGGCCGAATACACCTCGCAGAGATGA
- a CDS encoding dihydroxyacetone kinase subunit DhaK: MRKLINAPARFVDEMLEGIYAAHPDRLTYVAGDLRCLVTTRKKQGKVALATGGGSGHLPLFLGYVGDGMLDGCSVGGVFQSPSAEQMLNVTKAIHGGEGVLYVYGNYSGDIMNFDMAAEMAAMEGIRVETVIGADDVASAPRGREDKRRGVAGMFYVYKVAGAAAEDGAPLDEVKRLALKARDNVRTMGVALSACVIPEIGRPTFELDEGEMEIGMGIHGEPGVKGKALLKPADEVVDEMVRPILEDLPFRRGDEVSVLVNGLGATPKEELYVLYRRISQILSAEGIKVWHTYVGEFATSMEMAGASISLLRLDDELKKYLARPADTPFFVQGQL, from the coding sequence ATGAGAAAGCTCATCAATGCCCCGGCTCGGTTCGTCGACGAGATGTTGGAGGGCATCTACGCCGCGCATCCCGATCGGCTCACCTACGTCGCCGGCGACCTGCGGTGCCTCGTCACGACCCGGAAGAAGCAGGGCAAGGTGGCCCTCGCTACGGGTGGGGGGTCGGGACACCTGCCGCTCTTCCTGGGATACGTGGGCGACGGGATGCTCGACGGGTGCTCCGTGGGCGGTGTCTTCCAGTCTCCCAGCGCGGAGCAGATGCTCAACGTCACCAAGGCCATCCACGGCGGTGAGGGCGTGCTATACGTCTACGGCAACTACAGTGGCGACATCATGAACTTCGACATGGCGGCGGAGATGGCGGCCATGGAAGGGATCCGGGTGGAGACGGTCATTGGGGCCGACGACGTGGCATCCGCCCCCCGCGGGAGGGAAGACAAGCGCCGTGGGGTCGCGGGGATGTTCTACGTGTACAAGGTTGCCGGAGCGGCCGCTGAGGACGGAGCCCCTCTCGACGAGGTGAAGCGGCTTGCCCTGAAGGCCCGGGATAACGTGCGGACCATGGGCGTGGCGCTGTCGGCGTGTGTGATTCCGGAGATCGGGAGGCCCACCTTCGAACTCGACGAGGGTGAGATGGAGATCGGAATGGGCATCCACGGCGAGCCGGGAGTCAAGGGGAAGGCTCTACTCAAGCCCGCGGATGAGGTCGTCGACGAGATGGTCCGGCCGATCCTGGAGGACCTCCCGTTCCGAAGGGGAGACGAGGTCTCCGTGCTGGTGAACGGCCTTGGGGCGACGCCGAAAGAGGAGCTCTATGTGCTCTACCGCCGGATCTCCCAGATCCTGAGCGCCGAGGGCATCAAGGTTTGGCACACGTACGTCGGAGAGTTCGCTACCTCGATGGAGATGGCGGGGGCCTCGATTTCGCTCCTACGACTGGACGACGAGCTGAAGAAGTACCTCGCCAGGCCGGCCGACACGCCGTTTTTTGTGCAGGGCCAGCTATGA
- a CDS encoding ABC transporter permease, with product MRLLAITVVVFVTMSLVRPDRFFTPDNFSSMAFQFPEFGLLAIAMMITMLTGGIDLSIVGIANLSGILAALTLTRLMPPDAAGIQVVLYSLLAVAISLVTGIACGLFNGFLIGYVGIVPILATLGTMQLYTGIAIVITQGAAVYGFPDIITFLGNGSLWIFPVPFLIFGAFALAFSLLLNKTSYGFKLYLMGTNPTAARFSGIDNTLMLLKTYMLSGLMAAVAGFVVLARTNSAKADYGSSYTLQAILIAVLGGVNPSGGFGTVLGLVLAILTLQFLSSGFNMLRFSNFFKEFIWGAVLLVVMVVNYVSNTRSNREQARRRREAERQADVARGAESSVWRPGAQD from the coding sequence ATGCGCCTCCTGGCGATCACCGTGGTCGTTTTCGTGACGATGAGCCTGGTCCGGCCGGACCGCTTTTTCACTCCAGACAACTTCAGCTCGATGGCGTTCCAGTTCCCGGAGTTCGGCCTGCTGGCGATAGCCATGATGATCACGATGCTCACCGGCGGCATCGACCTGTCCATCGTGGGCATCGCCAATCTCTCGGGTATCCTGGCCGCCTTGACCCTGACACGGCTGATGCCACCCGACGCGGCAGGGATTCAGGTCGTCCTGTACAGCCTGCTGGCCGTTGCCATATCGCTCGTCACCGGTATCGCCTGCGGGCTCTTCAACGGCTTCTTGATTGGCTACGTCGGTATCGTGCCGATCCTGGCCACCCTGGGCACCATGCAGCTGTACACCGGCATTGCCATCGTCATCACCCAGGGCGCCGCCGTGTACGGCTTCCCCGATATCATCACGTTCCTCGGAAACGGAAGCCTCTGGATCTTCCCGGTGCCCTTCCTCATCTTCGGAGCGTTCGCTTTGGCCTTCTCCCTGCTTCTCAACAAGACGTCCTACGGGTTCAAGCTGTACCTGATGGGTACCAACCCGACCGCCGCGCGCTTTTCAGGCATCGACAACACCCTGATGCTGCTCAAAACGTATATGCTAAGCGGCTTGATGGCCGCGGTGGCGGGGTTCGTGGTGCTCGCCCGGACCAATTCCGCCAAGGCGGACTACGGTTCGTCGTATACGCTCCAAGCGATTCTGATTGCGGTGCTGGGCGGCGTCAATCCGTCCGGAGGCTTCGGAACGGTCCTGGGGCTCGTGCTGGCAATCCTTACCCTGCAGTTCCTCTCGAGCGGGTTTAACATGCTCCGGTTCAGCAACTTCTTCAAGGAGTTCATCTGGGGAGCCGTGCTTTTGGTGGTGATGGTCGTCAACTACGTCAGCAACACCCGGTCGAACCGAGAACAGGCACGCCGCCGGCGGGAGGCCGAAAGGCAAGCCGATGTGGCCCGAGGCGCCGAGTCTTCGGTCTGGCGGCCAGGCGCCCAAGATTAA
- a CDS encoding ABC transporter permease, which translates to MPRGFFRKTEFVVALTIGALCLVIGTVNPIFFTVGNLFDLVRNSIVPGIFALGVLIVIASGGIDVSFTAVAAFSMFVTAKVLVPYHFEGTILLPFAISATIGLVLGLLNAVFISFFKLDTLIVTLGTQSMYRGFMLAFIGAMEITNLPPAMIRFSRFFLVEVTQNRATYGLHFGIVILVVAAILVSLLLRKTMLGRGIYALGGDRTAAERAGFNIRALQFFIYGFVGFLAGVGGIIHSSLVRTARPFDLVGTELNVIAAVVLGGARITGGHGSVVGTLLGVTLVVIINNSLILLGISSFWQQVVLGALILLGTGIPTLQARFRARRASVLVAEEGAG; encoded by the coding sequence ATGCCCAGGGGATTTTTCAGGAAGACCGAGTTTGTCGTTGCTCTCACCATCGGCGCGCTCTGCCTCGTCATTGGAACGGTGAATCCCATCTTCTTCACGGTAGGCAACCTCTTCGACCTGGTGAGGAACAGCATTGTCCCGGGCATCTTCGCCCTCGGCGTCTTGATTGTCATCGCGTCGGGTGGGATCGACGTGTCCTTCACGGCGGTCGCAGCCTTCTCCATGTTCGTTACCGCGAAGGTGCTCGTTCCCTACCACTTTGAGGGTACGATCTTGCTCCCGTTTGCCATCTCGGCGACGATTGGGCTCGTTCTTGGACTCCTCAACGCCGTCTTCATCTCCTTCTTCAAACTCGATACGCTGATCGTAACGTTGGGCACGCAGAGCATGTACCGTGGCTTCATGCTGGCGTTCATCGGGGCCATGGAGATCACCAACCTACCCCCAGCCATGATCCGGTTTTCTCGCTTCTTCCTCGTGGAGGTGACGCAGAACCGGGCCACCTACGGCCTGCATTTCGGGATCGTGATCCTTGTCGTCGCGGCGATCCTTGTCTCGCTCCTCCTGCGGAAAACCATGCTGGGCCGGGGCATCTACGCGCTCGGAGGCGATCGGACCGCTGCCGAACGGGCTGGGTTCAACATTCGAGCGCTGCAGTTCTTCATATACGGTTTTGTCGGCTTTCTGGCAGGAGTGGGCGGCATCATCCACTCCTCGTTGGTGCGCACGGCGAGGCCCTTCGACCTGGTGGGGACCGAGCTCAACGTCATTGCGGCCGTTGTCTTGGGTGGGGCCCGGATCACGGGCGGTCACGGGAGCGTCGTGGGGACGCTTCTCGGGGTGACGCTGGTGGTCATCATCAACAACAGCTTGATTCTGCTCGGGATTTCGTCCTTCTGGCAACAGGTGGTGCTGGGTGCGCTCATCCTCCTGGGTACGGGCATCCCGACCTTGCAAGCCAGATTCCGGGCCAGGCGCGCCAGCGTTCTCGTGGCCGAAGAGGGAGCAGGGTGA
- a CDS encoding sugar ABC transporter ATP-binding protein, whose protein sequence is MTGEVLLEARNIYKSFAGVQALRGVNLTIRRGEIRCLVGENGCGKSTLIKIVAGVYDPDSGVILINGRAYKRLTPIGAVHEGIQVIYQDFSLFPNLTAAENIALNRQLSEGRRLVNWKEIHRIAREAIERIGVEIDLTANVEDLSVASKQLIAITRALLQDARLIIMDEPTTALTRKEVSALFRVVKDLQEKGISVLFVSHKLNEVLEIADRVTVMRNGQVVADGEASEFDWAKLAYHMTGREIRETAFRAPSSARRGHSLLRVEGLGQRGSFADVSFALYPGEVLGITGLLGSGRTELAMALFGLRPPDRGKVYIDEKPVTIRNVQDAIQNGIGYVPEDRLTQGLFLVQPIAKNVVASVVDRLTNRWRLLDTRRAGAEVETWLANLRVMTPSALLPVQSLSGGNQQRIVLAKWLATEPRILILNGPTVGVDVGSKADIHATIFKLAERGIGVLIISDDIPELLHTCGRILVMRRGRIVEELESSRVSENELAQTLTGA, encoded by the coding sequence ATGACGGGCGAGGTGCTCCTGGAGGCAAGGAACATCTATAAGTCCTTCGCCGGGGTGCAGGCTTTACGAGGCGTCAACCTGACCATCCGCCGGGGGGAGATTCGCTGCCTGGTCGGGGAGAATGGCTGTGGCAAGTCGACCCTCATCAAGATCGTCGCCGGCGTGTACGACCCCGACAGCGGGGTCATCCTCATCAACGGCAGGGCGTACAAACGGCTTACCCCAATCGGAGCCGTCCACGAAGGCATCCAGGTGATCTACCAGGACTTCTCCTTGTTCCCCAACCTCACGGCGGCTGAGAATATCGCTCTCAACCGGCAACTGTCGGAGGGTCGCCGTCTCGTGAACTGGAAGGAGATTCACCGCATTGCCCGGGAAGCCATCGAGCGCATTGGGGTCGAGATCGACCTGACGGCCAACGTTGAGGACCTGTCGGTGGCCAGCAAGCAGCTGATTGCGATCACGAGGGCCCTGCTCCAGGACGCCCGGCTCATCATCATGGACGAGCCGACAACGGCCCTGACACGCAAAGAGGTCAGTGCCCTCTTCCGCGTTGTGAAGGACCTCCAAGAGAAAGGCATCTCGGTCCTCTTCGTCAGCCACAAGCTGAACGAGGTTCTGGAGATCGCGGATAGGGTCACCGTCATGAGAAATGGCCAGGTGGTGGCCGACGGCGAGGCCTCGGAGTTTGACTGGGCGAAGCTTGCCTACCACATGACTGGCCGGGAGATCCGAGAGACCGCCTTCAGGGCGCCCAGTTCGGCACGAAGGGGGCACAGTCTCCTGCGAGTCGAGGGGCTTGGCCAGCGCGGCAGTTTCGCCGACGTCTCGTTTGCGTTGTATCCAGGGGAGGTTCTGGGCATCACCGGCCTTCTCGGATCCGGCCGGACGGAACTGGCCATGGCCCTCTTTGGCCTTCGTCCGCCCGACCGTGGGAAGGTGTACATCGATGAGAAGCCCGTCACCATCCGCAACGTGCAGGATGCCATTCAAAACGGCATCGGCTACGTGCCCGAGGACCGGCTGACACAGGGGCTTTTCCTGGTGCAGCCCATCGCCAAGAACGTCGTCGCCAGTGTGGTGGACCGCCTCACCAACCGGTGGCGGCTCCTGGACACGAGGAGGGCCGGGGCCGAGGTCGAGACCTGGCTTGCGAACTTGCGTGTCATGACGCCGTCTGCCCTGCTGCCGGTCCAGAGCCTGTCGGGCGGGAACCAGCAGCGCATCGTCCTTGCCAAGTGGCTGGCCACCGAACCCCGTATCCTGATCCTCAACGGCCCGACGGTGGGCGTAGACGTCGGCTCCAAGGCGGATATCCATGCTACCATCTTCAAGCTCGCTGAGCGGGGCATCGGGGTGCTGATCATCTCGGACGATATCCCGGAGCTCCTCCACACGTGCGGCCGGATTTTGGTGATGCGGAGGGGCCGGATCGTTGAGGAGCTCGAGTCGAGCCGCGTCAGTGAGAACGAACTGGCGCAGACGCTAACGGGAGCGTGA
- a CDS encoding autoinducer 2 ABC transporter substrate-binding protein, which yields MKKGIVPVLALLLVTAVAQAAAAKTYTIATVVKLSGVGWFNRMEEGIRRFAKDHPNVNAFQVGPAKADAALQVQMIEDLIAQKVDAICVVPFSVEALEPVLKKAMDKGIVVITHEAENQRNTHWDIEAFDNAAYGEEFIKVLAQKMNYEGKWAGFVGSFTSKSHNQWVDAAVAYAKKNYPKMQFVGKFEAYDDQQRAYEKTKELLKAHPDLKGIQGSASTDPAGAGLAVEEMGLQGKVHVVGTSIPSVSGQYVRSGAVDMIGFWDPADAGYAMNQLALMVLEKQPIRAGINLGVKGYENLKQDGKVLYGQAWVHVTKENLDQYNF from the coding sequence GTGAAGAAAGGCATCGTGCCGGTGTTGGCATTGCTTCTCGTTACCGCCGTGGCCCAGGCGGCCGCAGCCAAGACCTATACCATCGCGACGGTTGTCAAGCTGAGCGGTGTGGGATGGTTCAACCGTATGGAAGAGGGGATCCGGAGGTTCGCGAAGGACCATCCGAACGTAAACGCCTTCCAGGTTGGCCCCGCGAAAGCGGACGCAGCCCTGCAGGTGCAGATGATCGAAGACCTCATTGCCCAGAAGGTCGATGCGATCTGCGTCGTCCCATTCTCCGTAGAGGCTCTCGAGCCGGTGCTGAAGAAGGCTATGGACAAGGGCATCGTGGTGATCACCCACGAGGCGGAGAACCAGCGCAACACCCATTGGGACATCGAAGCGTTCGATAACGCAGCGTATGGCGAGGAGTTCATCAAGGTGCTTGCCCAAAAGATGAACTATGAGGGCAAGTGGGCCGGGTTTGTCGGCAGCTTCACCTCGAAGTCGCACAACCAGTGGGTCGACGCCGCGGTTGCGTATGCCAAGAAGAACTACCCCAAGATGCAGTTCGTCGGCAAGTTTGAGGCCTATGACGACCAGCAAAGGGCTTACGAGAAGACGAAGGAGCTCCTGAAGGCGCATCCCGATCTCAAGGGCATTCAGGGCAGCGCTTCCACCGACCCGGCGGGAGCCGGGCTGGCCGTCGAGGAGATGGGCCTTCAGGGCAAGGTTCACGTGGTGGGGACCAGCATTCCCTCGGTCTCCGGCCAGTACGTGAGGAGCGGCGCGGTTGACATGATCGGCTTCTGGGACCCTGCGGACGCCGGCTACGCCATGAACCAGCTGGCGCTCATGGTCCTTGAGAAGCAGCCGATTAGAGCCGGGATCAACCTGGGTGTGAAGGGATACGAGAACCTCAAGCAGGACGGCAAGGTTCTCTACGGCCAGGCATGGGTTCATGTGACCAAAGAGAACCTTGACCAGTACAACTTCTAG
- a CDS encoding BtpA/SgcQ family protein has product MSTVFRELLGVEKPIIAMCHFPPMPGSPLYDARAGLEGIKEWVARDIRHLQDGGVDAIMFCNEGDRPYTLKASPATLATMASVIGQLRSEIRVPFGVDVLWDPVAAIALASATGARFVREVFTGVYSSDMGLWNTNAGESLRFRRNIGADHVKLIFNINAEFAGFLGQRPLPLIAQSVVFSSLADVVAVSGTMTGQAPQLPDLELVKRAVPDTPVVANTGVRAENVREILQVADGVIVGTALKQDGNTWKPVDPDRVKRFVGAARG; this is encoded by the coding sequence GTGTCGACCGTGTTCAGGGAGCTCCTGGGTGTCGAGAAACCGATTATCGCCATGTGTCACTTCCCGCCCATGCCGGGTTCGCCGCTCTATGACGCACGGGCGGGGCTGGAGGGGATCAAGGAGTGGGTCGCCAGGGACATCCGGCATCTTCAGGATGGCGGAGTGGACGCCATCATGTTCTGCAACGAGGGGGACCGGCCCTACACATTGAAGGCTAGCCCGGCGACCCTCGCCACCATGGCGTCCGTCATCGGACAGCTCCGATCGGAGATACGGGTGCCCTTCGGGGTGGACGTGTTGTGGGACCCCGTAGCTGCGATCGCGCTCGCAAGTGCAACCGGTGCCAGATTCGTGCGGGAGGTCTTTACCGGCGTCTACTCCAGCGACATGGGGCTCTGGAACACCAACGCCGGGGAGAGCCTGCGTTTCCGGCGGAACATCGGGGCGGATCACGTGAAGCTCATCTTCAACATCAATGCCGAGTTCGCAGGGTTCCTGGGGCAGCGGCCTCTGCCTTTGATCGCCCAAAGCGTGGTGTTCTCCTCGTTGGCCGACGTCGTGGCGGTTTCTGGTACCATGACGGGCCAGGCGCCCCAGCTCCCCGACCTGGAGCTGGTGAAAAGAGCGGTGCCGGACACCCCGGTCGTGGCCAACACGGGAGTCCGTGCCGAAAACGTGCGGGAGATCCTTCAGGTCGCCGATGGGGTCATCGTTGGGACCGCGCTCAAGCAGGACGGAAACACCTGGAAGCCGGTCGACCCCGACAGGGTGAAGCGGTTCGTGGGAGCGGCGAGGGGATAA
- a CDS encoding DeoR/GlpR family DNA-binding transcription regulator, translating to MPVPNQSDQKLAENAMPEHRHDWGLGATALRETVVPAERRRRIVEFLRANRSAKNEELAAALGVSVATVRRDLDFLATQGLVSRTHGGAVLPESSTAYERLYSEKRVLFQDEKRRIGQAAAAMVADGETIILDTGSTTFQVAHHLAGHKNLTIITNDLLIAAILEFDPTTQLVVTGGIRRSGFSVLIGPITEDLLRGVKVNKSFLSADAVDLTHGISNATFAEAATKRLIIEAARQVVLVVDHSKFGGMALAKVAGLERIHHIITDSGVSPDVLQGLERLGVPVTVV from the coding sequence GTGCCGGTGCCGAACCAAAGTGACCAGAAACTTGCGGAAAACGCCATGCCCGAACATCGCCATGACTGGGGGCTGGGTGCCACGGCTCTACGGGAGACGGTGGTGCCGGCGGAGCGCCGCCGCCGGATAGTCGAGTTTCTCCGGGCCAACCGGAGCGCCAAGAACGAAGAGCTGGCCGCGGCGCTGGGCGTTTCTGTGGCGACGGTGCGTCGCGACCTCGATTTCCTGGCGACCCAGGGCCTGGTGAGCCGCACCCACGGCGGGGCCGTGCTGCCCGAAAGCAGCACGGCGTATGAGCGACTCTATTCAGAGAAGAGGGTTTTGTTCCAGGACGAGAAACGCCGCATTGGGCAGGCAGCCGCCGCCATGGTGGCCGATGGCGAGACGATCATTCTGGACACGGGTTCCACCACCTTCCAGGTTGCCCACCACCTGGCCGGTCACAAGAACCTGACCATCATCACCAACGACCTCCTCATCGCGGCCATTCTCGAATTCGACCCGACCACCCAGCTGGTGGTAACCGGTGGTATCAGGCGTTCGGGGTTCAGCGTGTTGATCGGGCCGATCACCGAGGACCTGCTGCGTGGAGTGAAAGTGAACAAATCGTTTCTATCCGCGGACGCCGTCGACCTCACCCACGGCATCAGCAACGCCACCTTCGCTGAGGCGGCGACGAAGCGCCTGATCATCGAGGCGGCGCGGCAGGTCGTTCTGGTCGTTGACCACAGCAAGTTCGGTGGCATGGCCCTGGCAAAGGTAGCGGGACTCGAAAGGATCCACCACATCATCACGGATTCCGGCGTTTCGCCCGACGTACTGCAGGGCCTCGAACGCCTGGGCGTTCCGGTAACCGTCGTATAG